The Methanoculleus sp. SDB genome has a segment encoding these proteins:
- a CDS encoding ABC transporter ATP-binding protein — MTPLMVETRNLSRSYAGGVHALRGVDLAIETGEFVSLVGRSGSGKSTLLNIIGGLDAPTGGTVLIQGRPLMYADRRELVGLRRSTIGFIFQQFNLLPSLTARENVEYPLLFNYRRPDERREKALALLAMVGLEGRSSHYPGQLSGGEQQRVAIARALVADPPLILADEPTGNLDSATSEGIFSLLRRLNREQGVTLLVVTHERELGSYADRTIEMRDGQVVA; from the coding sequence ATGACGCCGCTGATGGTGGAGACCCGGAACCTTTCGCGCAGCTATGCCGGCGGGGTGCATGCGCTGCGGGGGGTCGATCTGGCGATTGAAACCGGGGAATTTGTATCGCTGGTGGGAAGGAGCGGGAGCGGCAAGAGCACGCTCTTAAACATTATCGGGGGGCTGGACGCTCCGACCGGCGGAACCGTCCTCATTCAGGGACGGCCCCTTATGTATGCCGACCGGCGGGAGCTTGTCGGCCTCAGGAGGAGCACGATAGGGTTCATTTTCCAGCAGTTCAACCTCCTTCCTTCGCTCACCGCCCGCGAAAACGTCGAGTACCCCCTCCTGTTCAATTACCGGCGCCCGGACGAGCGGCGGGAAAAGGCACTGGCGCTTCTTGCAATGGTTGGCCTTGAAGGGCGTTCCTCCCATTATCCCGGTCAGCTCTCCGGCGGTGAGCAGCAGCGGGTGGCGATAGCGCGGGCGCTGGTTGCCGATCCACCCCTCATTCTCGCGGACGAGCCCACGGGGAACCTTGATTCGGCAACGAGCGAGGGGATCTTTTCTCTCCTCCGGCGCCTGAACCGTGAACAGGGCGTGACCCTGCTGGTGGTGACCCATGAACGGGAGCTCGGGTCCTACGCGGACCGGACCATCGAGATGCGCGACGGGCAGGTGGTGGCATGA
- a CDS encoding proteinase IV, with translation MEPKIIGVCVLAALAILCMAGAGCTGTAPADAVPPTMEEQPGAESASPAEETVADASNRFACDLYSRLAADPEYSESNLFFSPFSLSSACAITSEGARGTTADEIRSVLHFPDDSATLREGFSGMDARLNTGDASYTLRTANALWAEKTHGFLPDYIATAETWYGAKTTNLDFITAPDESRQIINTWVENETGQKIRELIPPDAIDPQTRLVITNAIYFRGDWVFEFDKNKTREADFITASGTTVRVPMMERTDENAVYRYAESGDLQLLGMPYEHGSGTKLSMIVLLPKGDDLSVIERSLTAENLAAWQESATSRRVRVWLPKFTLETKYFLPKTLSEMGMPTAFTTAADFSGLDGSRDLFITDVIHQACLDVNEEGTEAAAATAVILGKGIAGPAPVFRADHPFLFLIQDDETGTILFMGRVVAPDGS, from the coding sequence ATGGAGCCAAAAATCATCGGTGTTTGTGTCCTTGCGGCGCTCGCAATCCTCTGCATGGCCGGTGCAGGGTGTACCGGCACGGCCCCGGCAGACGCCGTCCCCCCTACGATGGAGGAGCAGCCCGGTGCCGAATCCGCATCGCCGGCTGAGGAGACGGTGGCGGATGCCAGCAACCGCTTTGCCTGCGATCTGTATTCACGTCTGGCCGCGGATCCCGAATATTCGGAAAGCAACCTCTTCTTCTCACCGTTTTCCCTTTCGTCGGCCTGTGCGATCACCTCCGAGGGCGCCCGCGGCACGACCGCCGATGAAATACGCTCTGTCCTGCATTTCCCGGACGACAGCGCCACACTGAGAGAAGGATTCTCCGGCATGGACGCACGACTGAACACCGGAGACGCGAGCTACACCCTGCGCACGGCAAACGCATTGTGGGCGGAAAAGACACATGGGTTCCTCCCTGACTATATCGCAACGGCTGAAACCTGGTACGGCGCAAAGACCACGAACCTCGATTTTATTACTGCCCCGGACGAATCGCGGCAGATTATCAACACCTGGGTTGAGAATGAGACCGGGCAGAAAATCAGGGAATTGATTCCTCCCGATGCCATCGATCCGCAAACACGACTCGTGATCACCAATGCGATCTACTTCAGGGGCGACTGGGTGTTTGAGTTTGACAAAAACAAAACCCGCGAAGCCGATTTCATCACCGCGTCGGGAACCACCGTCAGGGTGCCGATGATGGAAAGAACCGATGAGAATGCCGTGTACCGATATGCGGAAAGCGGCGACCTCCAGCTTCTCGGAATGCCATACGAACACGGAAGCGGAACAAAACTCTCCATGATCGTTCTCCTTCCGAAAGGAGATGATCTTTCGGTGATCGAGCGGTCTCTCACGGCAGAGAACCTCGCAGCATGGCAGGAATCGGCGACATCCCGCCGTGTCAGAGTCTGGCTTCCGAAATTCACGCTCGAAACGAAGTATTTCCTGCCGAAAACACTGAGTGAGATGGGGATGCCGACTGCCTTTACCACGGCCGCGGATTTCTCGGGGCTGGACGGAAGCCGCGACCTCTTCATCACCGATGTCATCCACCAGGCCTGTCTCGATGTGAACGAGGAGGGAACCGAGGCCGCCGCCGCGACGGCCGTCATCCTTGGAAAGGGCATTGCCGGGCCGGCCCCCGTATTCAGGGCGGACCATCCATTCCTCTTCCTCATTCAGGATGACGAGACCGGGACTATTCTCTTCATGGGCCGGGTCGTCGCGCCGGACGGATCATAA
- a CDS encoding methyltransferase, translating to MSDRKKRSERKRAGNMDEIARTVFAPVYPVIARTLIDRFGITEGTCIDIGSGPASLAIAVARTTRLSVIALDVSHHMHEVAVRNIAEAGLSGRIHLLYGDVHAIPLPDDTADLIISRGSLFFWDDIYAAFREIYRVLKPGGKTYVGGGFGNRDLRDSIAAEMIRRNPDWQEMNRKNISPENAERFRAMLDDIGVPVYDIIFGDEGFWIVISKTAGGALP from the coding sequence ATGTCCGACAGAAAGAAAAGATCTGAAAGAAAAAGGGCCGGCAACATGGATGAAATTGCCAGAACCGTCTTTGCCCCGGTATATCCTGTCATCGCCCGGACACTCATCGATCGCTTCGGCATTACCGAAGGAACCTGCATCGACATCGGCAGCGGGCCGGCATCGCTGGCCATCGCCGTTGCACGAACAACCCGCCTGTCGGTCATCGCTCTGGACGTTTCGCATCATATGCACGAGGTTGCCGTGCGGAACATCGCAGAGGCCGGACTTTCCGGCCGGATACACCTCCTCTACGGGGATGTGCACGCCATACCCCTTCCCGACGACACTGCGGACCTTATCATCAGCAGGGGATCCCTGTTCTTCTGGGATGATATTTATGCCGCCTTCCGGGAGATCTACCGTGTCCTCAAACCGGGCGGAAAGACCTACGTCGGCGGGGGTTTTGGTAACCGGGACTTGAGGGATTCGATTGCGGCCGAGATGATCCGCAGGAATCCCGACTGGCAAGAAATGAACCGGAAAAATATCTCCCCGGAGAACGCCGAGCGGTTCCGGGCTATGCTTGATGATATCGGTGTTCCGGTCTATGATATCATCTTCGGGGACGAGGGGTTCTGGATCGTCATCTCCAAGACGGCCGGCGGGGCGCTCCCCTGA
- a CDS encoding transporter, with protein MEISARNVFTGTVISIQYGQILAELVIELPGGLEITSLITKKSAERMHLAEGRKVSTVIKASNVMVALD; from the coding sequence ATTAGTGCGCGAAACGTGTTTACGGGAACGGTCATATCAATCCAGTACGGCCAGATACTCGCCGAGCTTGTCATCGAACTCCCCGGCGGGCTGGAGATCACGTCGCTCATCACGAAAAAATCGGCAGAGCGGATGCATCTTGCCGAAGGCAGGAAAGTCTCGACTGTTATCAAAGCGTCGAACGTAATGGTGGCGCTGGACTAG
- a CDS encoding nucleoside recognition protein — protein MIEIGNLSAFANYLIRATVLITAGIILAGIIAETGLFSRLNRISRPLCRFCGLSESCMVCVCAMAVNVTAGKSMLADYFRNEQIRKEEIIPALLMGTFPAVLGESLFRVQLPTALVLLGPVIGMLHTFLNLFSSFLQTFAAVIFSQLFLRTHHNGLCHPVDEQPLSFSASTVKKGFSRAIPTLWRVLPATVAATLVFSVLWSVGGMEAVASIFDPILRLVGLPGESSAALVAQFIHFSAGYAIVGSLMIEGVLGLKTALITLIIGSMIIITNIYIKYTGPLYISLFGRYGLRVTLVTYSASMAAKVVTIAVVMALV, from the coding sequence ATGATCGAGATCGGGAACCTCTCTGCATTCGCCAACTATCTAATACGGGCAACCGTGCTCATAACAGCAGGCATCATACTGGCAGGTATCATTGCCGAAACAGGGCTTTTTTCCCGTCTAAACAGGATATCACGCCCGCTTTGCCGGTTTTGCGGTCTCTCCGAGTCCTGCATGGTCTGCGTCTGTGCCATGGCGGTCAATGTGACCGCAGGAAAATCAATGCTGGCCGACTATTTTCGCAATGAACAAATCAGAAAAGAAGAGATCATTCCCGCACTCCTGATGGGTACGTTTCCGGCCGTTCTCGGCGAATCGCTGTTCCGGGTGCAGCTGCCCACAGCACTCGTCCTCCTCGGCCCGGTCATCGGGATGCTTCACACCTTCCTGAACCTCTTCTCAAGCTTTCTGCAGACGTTCGCCGCAGTTATCTTTTCACAGCTCTTTCTGCGCACGCATCATAACGGCCTCTGTCATCCTGTCGATGAACAGCCGTTATCGTTTTCAGCTTCCACTGTAAAAAAGGGCTTTTCCCGCGCTATACCCACTCTCTGGCGCGTTCTCCCGGCTACAGTGGCGGCAACGCTGGTCTTTTCCGTGCTCTGGAGCGTTGGCGGGATGGAGGCTGTCGCATCGATCTTCGACCCCATCCTTCGCCTTGTCGGTCTCCCCGGCGAAAGCAGCGCTGCGCTTGTCGCACAGTTCATTCATTTCTCGGCCGGGTATGCCATCGTCGGTTCGCTGATGATCGAAGGCGTGCTCGGCCTGAAGACTGCGCTGATAACGCTCATCATCGGGAGCATGATCATCATCACGAACATCTACATCAAATACACCGGGCCGCTGTACATCTCCCTTTTCGGCAGGTACGGTCTTCGCGTCACGCTGGTCACCTACAGCGCCAGCATGGCGGCAAAGGTGGTGACGATCGCTGTCGTCATGGCACTTGTCTGA
- a CDS encoding tRNA-Thr(GGU) m(6)t(6)A37 methyltransferase TsaA encodes MHEPPAPLPELSRIVLRPVGIIHNTVQEPFLVADGDGISMRGEADVNRARIRSAREDISEITLRDDVSRALEGIEEYSHLMVLYWGHKVPEESRALTRVHPMGRKDIPATGLFSTCSPARPNPVLVTVVRLHAHRRNVLEVSGLDAVDGSPVIDIKPYVPAQFPQEAVRVPVWMDRLMKEVGERRG; translated from the coding sequence ATGCACGAACCCCCGGCACCATTACCCGAATTATCCCGTATCGTTCTCCGGCCCGTGGGAATCATCCACAACACCGTACAGGAACCCTTCCTCGTTGCCGACGGGGACGGCATTTCAATGCGGGGAGAAGCCGACGTGAACAGGGCCAGGATCCGCAGCGCACGGGAGGATATCTCCGAAATTACCCTCCGGGATGACGTGAGCCGGGCGCTCGAAGGCATAGAGGAGTATTCCCACCTCATGGTGCTGTACTGGGGCCACAAAGTGCCTGAAGAGAGCCGGGCGCTTACCCGCGTGCACCCGATGGGCAGGAAGGATATCCCGGCGACGGGGCTCTTTTCGACCTGCAGCCCCGCACGGCCCAATCCGGTTCTTGTGACCGTCGTCCGGCTGCACGCACACCGGAGAAACGTGCTGGAGGTTTCCGGCCTCGACGCCGTCGACGGCAGCCCCGTCATCGACATCAAGCCCTATGTCCCGGCACAGTTCCCGCAGGAAGCCGTGCGGGTTCCGGTCTGGATGGACCGGCTCATGAAAGAAGTGGGCGAGCGTCGAGGGTGA
- a CDS encoding ABC transporter permease, with protein sequence MIARLLEFFQLAVRQLSRRRVRVVLTVAGIAIGVAALVGTVALGEGIRTQAVEAIRSQSDLTLIEALPGVEGMTVQLITPTRASAAGGLAGVDASSPVVRGTCATRGQTYVRFVGISSPGLKTVLHPAYLKGSTFGAGSRDVVLGAALGEKLQRYEGVRTGDPLVLIRRTYDARGSPVDEKVTVVPVGILEERGDEYDQVLLMDLDLALSLGEDDEGYSGVLIRAEGPEQVFSVAEGLREFGLSPQGSFEQIEAVNRMMDMVVIFLGIFAGLSLAVGGLMIASTMITSVYERTREIGIAMAVGASERDVMELILSECAVLGCIGGVCGDLLGVGFAAMLNTLGGPFLISRFGDAFAGLLDTEIALVTWPLLLAGFVLAVGLSLLAGLYPAWTASCLNPVEAIRSGR encoded by the coding sequence ATGATCGCCCGCCTGCTGGAGTTTTTCCAGCTCGCCGTCCGCCAGCTCTCCCGCCGGAGAGTGCGGGTCGTTCTCACCGTTGCCGGCATTGCCATCGGCGTGGCAGCGCTCGTCGGAACCGTCGCCCTCGGGGAGGGGATACGCACCCAGGCGGTCGAGGCCATCCGGAGCCAGTCCGACCTGACCCTCATCGAGGCGCTGCCGGGAGTGGAGGGCATGACCGTGCAGCTCATTACCCCGACGCGGGCTTCTGCTGCAGGCGGCCTAGCAGGAGTCGATGCTTCCTCCCCCGTCGTGCGGGGAACGTGCGCCACCCGGGGCCAGACATATGTCCGGTTCGTAGGGATATCCTCGCCGGGACTCAAGACGGTACTCCACCCGGCCTATCTCAAGGGCAGCACCTTCGGAGCAGGATCGCGGGACGTGGTGCTCGGTGCAGCCCTCGGCGAAAAGCTCCAGCGCTACGAGGGCGTCCGCACCGGGGATCCGCTCGTCCTCATCCGGCGAACCTATGATGCCCGGGGAAGTCCGGTGGACGAGAAAGTGACGGTTGTTCCGGTCGGAATCCTTGAAGAGCGGGGCGATGAGTATGACCAGGTACTGCTGATGGACCTCGATCTGGCCCTCTCGCTCGGCGAAGACGACGAGGGGTACAGCGGGGTCCTTATCCGGGCCGAAGGACCGGAGCAGGTCTTTTCCGTCGCGGAAGGGCTCAGGGAGTTTGGCCTCTCGCCCCAGGGTTCGTTTGAACAGATCGAGGCCGTGAACCGGATGATGGACATGGTGGTCATCTTTCTGGGCATCTTCGCCGGGCTCTCCCTTGCCGTCGGCGGGCTGATGATTGCCAGCACCATGATCACTTCAGTCTACGAGAGAACGCGGGAGATTGGCATTGCCATGGCCGTCGGCGCTTCGGAACGGGATGTGATGGAGCTCATCCTTTCCGAATGTGCAGTGCTCGGGTGCATCGGGGGGGTCTGCGGCGATCTGCTGGGAGTGGGATTCGCTGCGATGCTGAACACGCTGGGAGGCCCGTTCCTGATCTCGCGATTCGGCGACGCCTTTGCAGGGCTTTTGGACACCGAGATCGCGCTGGTGACCTGGCCGCTCCTTCTGGCAGGCTTTGTCCTGGCGGTGGGGCTCTCCCTGCTTGCCGGGCTCTATCCGGCCTGGACAGCGTCATGCCTCAATCCGGTTGAAGCTATCAGATCAGGGAGATGA